One part of the Mya arenaria isolate MELC-2E11 chromosome 3, ASM2691426v1 genome encodes these proteins:
- the LOC128226272 gene encoding ribosyldihydronicotinamide dehydrogenase [quinone]-like, whose protein sequence is MEKKNVLIVYAHQEPKSFNGALRDVAVSTLEEDGHDVYVSDLYAMKFDPMASRNIYLKDPEHFNFQKELSHAAETGKLADDLDMEIKKILQADLIILQFPMYWLGLPAILKGWLEKCFPDRVCYDAAKMKWFDHGLFVNKKLILSFTTGGSASYFSNTGVFGDMDVLLWPIHNSLRVTGLQVLVPQIFYAPGDIACDDRKQMLANWRIRLRDIWKEDPFQLVHIDNFDPNFGFELSEKYVQDYKDDTLGPTAGQYM, encoded by the exons ATGGAAAAGAAAAACGTGTTGATAGTGTACGCGCACCAAGAACCGAAGTCATTTAACGGCGCTCTGAGAGACGTTGCAGTGTCTACGCTGGAGGAAGATGGACATGACGTGTATGTCTCTGATCTGTACGCCATGAAGTTTGACCCGATGGCTtcaagaaacatat ACTTGAAGGACCCCGAACATTTCAATTTCCAAAAAGAACTAAGTCACGCAGCAGAAACTGGGAAACTTGCAGACGATTTAGATatggaaataaagaaaatattgcaaGCAGATTTGATCATTCTTCAGTTTCCGATGTACTGGCTGGGATTACCAGCAATATTGAAAG GATGGCTAGAAAAGTGCTTTCCGGACCGGGTGTGTTATGACGCAGCCAAAATGAAATGGTTCGACCATGGACTGTTCGTAAACAAGAAACTTATCCTGTCGTTCACAACTGGTGGTTCTGCGTCATACTTTTCAAACACTGGTGTTTTTGGAGATATGGACGTACTTCTCTGGCCAATTCAC AATTCTCTTCGCGTGACCGGTTTACAAGTGTTAGTCCCTCAAATATTCTACGCCCCCGGTGACATCGCTTGCGATGACAGGAAACAAATGCTTGCTAACTGGAGAATACGGTTGCGAGATATTTGGAAAGAGGACCCATTTCAATTGGTTCATATTGACAACTTTGATCCAAATTTTGGTTTTGAACTATCAGAAAAGTATGTACAAGACTATAAAGATGATACACTTGGACCAACAGCTGGTCAGTAtatgtga
- the LOC128227841 gene encoding glycine receptor subunit alpha-2-like isoform X2, translated as MEFSIGTFLRQTWNDSRLSYNALPNLKALELDTRMMEKVWVPDLFIVNEKEASVHMVTVPNRLMHVFPSGKVHYSVRITATLKCSMNLRKYPLDHQFCYIMMESYGYSTDNLVFEWNPIPLEIDRSLSLAQFDLGEIETRRCDKSYIGDTDGNIVNYTCILMQFELIRNFGYYITQIYIPSILIVILSWVSFWLDIDAVPARISLGLLTVLTMTTQSAGARSSLPKVSYIKGIDVWMAVCMVFVFIALIEFAFVNVNTRVGKRRDTKTKKETTSLVKKDGELKNDTPNDGRLNRWNVFVSSRNNARIMDRFSRVAFPVAFIVFNIVYWSVYTFWQPSKSDVA; from the exons ATG GAGTTTTCCATCGGAACATTTCTCCGGCAAACATGGAACGACTCAAGGCTATCTTACAATGCATTACCCAATCTGAAGGCATTAGAACTTGACACGAGGATGATGGAGAAAGTCTGGGTTCCGGATCTCTTCATTGTTAACGAGAAGGAGGCCTCGGTCCATATGGTCACTGTACCCAACAGGCTCATGCACGTATTCCCGAGCGGCAAGGTCCACTACAGTGTCAG AATTACAGCTACTTTGAAATGCAGCATGAATTTAAGGAAATACCCGTTAGACCACCAGTTTTGTTACATTATGATGGAAAgct ACGGGTACAGCACAGACAACCTTGTGTTTGAGTGGAACCCCATTCCGCTGGAGATAGACAGGAGCCTTTCCCTGGCACAGTTCGATCTCGGGGAAATAGAAACTCGCAGGTGTGACAAGTCCTATATTGGCGATACGGATGGCAACATAG TGAACTACACGTGTATACTGATGCAGTTCGAATTGATCCGGAACTTTGGCTATTACATAACGCAGATTTACATCCCCTCAATCCTCATTGTGATTCTGTCGTGGGTCTCCTTCTGGCTGGACATTGACGCCGTACCGGCCCGCATCTCTCTCGGCCTTCTTACCGTACTCACCATGACAACGCAAAGCGCAGGGGCTCGCTCCTCCCTCCCTAAGGTGTCCTATATCAAAG gGATAGATGTTTGGATGGCCGTTTGTATGGTATTTGTCTTTATCGCTCTGATTGAGTTTGCGTTTGTGAATGTGAACACAAGAGTAGGCAAGAGAAGAGACACCAAGACAAAGAAAGAGACAACCAGTCTGGTAAAGAAGGATGGCGAACTGAAAAATGAT ACTCCAAATGATGGTCGATTAAATCGTTGGAATGTGTTTGTCTCCAGTCGGAATAATGCTCGTATAATGGACCGTTTTTCGAGAGTTGCATTTCCTGttgcatttattgttttcaacatcgtTTATTGGAGCGTTTACACATTCTGGCAACCAAGCAAATCTGACGTAGCttaa
- the LOC128227841 gene encoding glycine receptor subunit alpha-2-like isoform X1 — protein sequence MLTLLLSCFMVAAPVSRAEQFRRNTSNPSGSRQQVLDELFKNYDPRIPPNFEEDFPVSVFVQLHITNIDGISESNMEFSIGTFLRQTWNDSRLSYNALPNLKALELDTRMMEKVWVPDLFIVNEKEASVHMVTVPNRLMHVFPSGKVHYSVRITATLKCSMNLRKYPLDHQFCYIMMESYGYSTDNLVFEWNPIPLEIDRSLSLAQFDLGEIETRRCDKSYIGDTDGNIVNYTCILMQFELIRNFGYYITQIYIPSILIVILSWVSFWLDIDAVPARISLGLLTVLTMTTQSAGARSSLPKVSYIKGIDVWMAVCMVFVFIALIEFAFVNVNTRVGKRRDTKTKKETTSLVKKDGELKNDTPNDGRLNRWNVFVSSRNNARIMDRFSRVAFPVAFIVFNIVYWSVYTFWQPSKSDVA from the exons ATGCTGACGTTACTTCTCTCGTGCTTTATGGTTGCGGCACCAGTTTCCCGAGCAGAACAATTCCGAAGAAATACTTCAAACCCATCTGGTTCAAG ACAACAAGTCTTGGATGAGCTGTTTAAGAATTACGACCCAAGAATACCTCCAAACTTCGAAGAAG attttccAGTCAGTGTATTTGTACAGTTACACATAACAAACATTGATGGCATTAGCGAATCCAATATG GAGTTTTCCATCGGAACATTTCTCCGGCAAACATGGAACGACTCAAGGCTATCTTACAATGCATTACCCAATCTGAAGGCATTAGAACTTGACACGAGGATGATGGAGAAAGTCTGGGTTCCGGATCTCTTCATTGTTAACGAGAAGGAGGCCTCGGTCCATATGGTCACTGTACCCAACAGGCTCATGCACGTATTCCCGAGCGGCAAGGTCCACTACAGTGTCAG AATTACAGCTACTTTGAAATGCAGCATGAATTTAAGGAAATACCCGTTAGACCACCAGTTTTGTTACATTATGATGGAAAgct ACGGGTACAGCACAGACAACCTTGTGTTTGAGTGGAACCCCATTCCGCTGGAGATAGACAGGAGCCTTTCCCTGGCACAGTTCGATCTCGGGGAAATAGAAACTCGCAGGTGTGACAAGTCCTATATTGGCGATACGGATGGCAACATAG TGAACTACACGTGTATACTGATGCAGTTCGAATTGATCCGGAACTTTGGCTATTACATAACGCAGATTTACATCCCCTCAATCCTCATTGTGATTCTGTCGTGGGTCTCCTTCTGGCTGGACATTGACGCCGTACCGGCCCGCATCTCTCTCGGCCTTCTTACCGTACTCACCATGACAACGCAAAGCGCAGGGGCTCGCTCCTCCCTCCCTAAGGTGTCCTATATCAAAG gGATAGATGTTTGGATGGCCGTTTGTATGGTATTTGTCTTTATCGCTCTGATTGAGTTTGCGTTTGTGAATGTGAACACAAGAGTAGGCAAGAGAAGAGACACCAAGACAAAGAAAGAGACAACCAGTCTGGTAAAGAAGGATGGCGAACTGAAAAATGAT ACTCCAAATGATGGTCGATTAAATCGTTGGAATGTGTTTGTCTCCAGTCGGAATAATGCTCGTATAATGGACCGTTTTTCGAGAGTTGCATTTCCTGttgcatttattgttttcaacatcgtTTATTGGAGCGTTTACACATTCTGGCAACCAAGCAAATCTGACGTAGCttaa